Within Alcaligenes sp. SDU_A2, the genomic segment CCCAGCAAAATAAAAGCGACGAAACGCAGGATGAACTCTCGCAGATCGTCCACCCGCTGGCTGGACACTGCATCGAGCACCCGCAAAATATCGGCATAATCATCCAGGCCACGGCCATATTTATGTCGGGGCGAGAACCCCAGCACTTGAGCAAACTCCTCCATATGGATGCGTAGGCCATCCGCCCCCCGATCAAAACGAGGCACCGCCAGAATATGCTCGAATGGCACGGCCTCGGGCAGCTCGGCCTGTGCCCGCGAAATAATGCTGGCTTGCGCGCAATCCAGCCCCAAAGCCCGACACAGCTCGTAGCCCGAATACTCGTTGTGCACCAGATCAGGGTGGCGTGACGTCGGCAATTTCAGGATGGTGGACCCGGCCAGCCCGTGGCGACGCACGATATAGCGACGGCCATCGTAAACAGCCGAAAATTTGGTTACGACCCCAGGCAATGCAGCAGCATCCTCGACCGGATCTTCGACAAAGCCAGGTTCCAGCACATCCAGCCCCAGCGCGGTATGCCACAGCCGGACCGCATCGGGGATGCCCTCTCGCACAGGCACGGGTTCTACTTCCAAAGCCCCCATCAAATCATGGCCCGCAGCCGCCAGTAACTCAAACTCGTCATCGACCGAGCAATGGCGCTCATGCGCCAGACGGTCACGGTTGTGGCCTTCTGGCAGCAAATTGGCAAAATAACTGGGCCAGCGCCCATCCGTGCGAACCAGACGAGTATCGCGCGGCGCAGCCAAAATAGCCTGTGTCGCCGCCTCGTCCTGTCCGACATACGCCAGTGACAATACCGGACGCATGGGATCGGCAATATAGTCCTCATCAAATGACACCCGCAGAATATCCCCATACTGGGATAAGTACCCTATCGGGCGGCGGCGGCGATCCGGCAAATGCATCCACATCCGCAGATACTTGATCGAGGTACTCATGATTTTTTCCGCAAGCTATCGGCCAGAGACAACGGTGCTGCCGCACCGACATCCTGCGCCAGATACCGCCCACCTGAAGCCAGAAAAGCTTCCAGCTCCTTGCGCAGGCCTTTAGGGACCACCATGTAATGAGCGCCCAGCACACGCGCCAGCTCCTCCAGGGTAGACAATTGCGGATCTACCTGGCCGCGCTCAATCTTGCTGACCGTCATCCGCGACAAACCGGCCAGACGAGCCAGTTCCGCCTGCGTCAAGCCGTGCGCCTTGCGGAGCCGTATCAAATCCTGAATTAAGCTAATCATGGATTGCTTTTCCTATTATTTGATAACCAAGATTATCAACACAGGAACAACAAGTCAAAAAGATAATCAAGACTATCAAAATATCAAAAAAGATAATCTAAATTATCTTTTATAGGAAAATACAGAAAGACCATCAGGACTACAACGCGCTCTCCCTTCGGTCTACGCAAGACAAAAAAGGCTCTTCGAAGAATTCCGGGAGCCAATTTACCAAATCGATGAGGAACTGGTTTTTTGAAGACGCCATTCAAGACGCAGCGCGCTCGGACAGGGCTGATAGCTTGCCGGCGCTGCGCGCCGGTACCCTGGTCGGGGCGCATGGACGGGCGCGTCGTTAACTCCGGCGGGTTACTTGTCCGCCGGACAAGTAACAAGCGCCGCCGTCAAACAGAACGACGCTTGCACCCCGTCCCCACGCCCCGCCTGCGGCAAGCCATCCGACCCGCCCCGCCCGAGCGCGCTGCGCCTTAAACGGCTCAAAATACCGATGACATCGCCCCGGCTATACATAGTCATACCCAACAGACCATTAAACGGATGGCTGATATCTTGTACGACATATACGGACGTCCTGCCACTTGGGCCAAGCACAGCGGTGCCGTTCTCGCCAGGTCGGCCACAGCGGGCCGGTGGACGAATCACCCGGCAAGTTCACGCCCCGGCATCCTGACCAGGGAACCCGCGCGCAGCGCGGGCGAAGGCCCCAGCCAAGCCGGCCTGCTGCCGTCGGCCTGGCGAGAACCCAAGTTTCTGTCCGTTTGGCCCAAACGGCCCGCCTACTACGAAGGAATCCCCGGCATTTAGCGAAGAACCAAAAAAAACCCAAGCAGACTACCGCCTGCCTGGGCTTCAATAAGATGACGGGCAGGCCTACCTACCCGCAGGAAGAATCAACGGGCCAACAACCAGATCAGCACGACCACGCCCAAGGCAATCCGATACCAGGCAAAAGGCCGGTACGTGTGGTTGGAGACAAAGCGCAACACCGCTTTGACCAGCACTAAAGCGCTCAGAAAAGCAGCAACAAAACCCACCACAATGGCCGAGGTCTGATCGGCGCTCAGCGCCGAACCATTGCGATACAAATCATAGACAGTCGCTGCCAGCATCGTAGGCATGGCCAGGAAGAAGGAGAACTCCGTAGCCGTCTTGCGTTGTATGCCTGCCAACATGCCGCCGATAATCGTGGCACCTGAACGGGACGTACCCGGCACCATTGCCACGCACTGCGCAAACCCCACTACCAATGCTTGCTTCCACGTAATTTCTTCCAGCGCAAACGCCGTGGCGCGCCTGGAGGTCGCCGTTTCTCCATCAGCAGGCGCAGGCGTATTCTTGGCAAACTCGGGCTTGCGTTCCACCCACAACATGAGCAAGCCACCCAAAACCAGGGTCACGACAAACACAATCGGATGGTGAAACAACGCTTTGACATATTTGATGGTCAAAGCCCCGATGACAGCCGCCGGCAGAAAAGCAATGAGCAGATTACGCGTGAACATGAGCTCTTTGCGTTCGCCCCGCAAGGTCCCCCCAATCAGTTGGATAAGACGCGCGCGGAAAATCCAGATAACCGCAAGAATAGAGCCGAACTGGATGACTACTTCAAAAACCTTATCATCCCCCGAGGAAAAATCGATCCAGCTTCCCAGTATCAGCAAATGCGCCGTACTGGATACCGGGATGAATTCGGTAAACCCTTCAATAATCCCCAACAGCAGAGCTTTCAGCAAATACAAAGTGTTTTCTGTCATGTGGCTTGAAATAAGAAAAAAACTTAAACAACCGACTCGTCGGCAAACATGGCCGGATCAGCCGGCAAGCGCTCCAGGCGCACCAATGCAATGCGCCGACCATCCAGCCTGTCGACGGTGAAACGATACAGCATACCTGCTTGCACCAACTCGCAACAATCACCCGCCTCGGGCAGATGCCCGAAACGCTCCAGCAAATAACCCGCCAGGGTCGCGTATTCTTCGTCCTCGTCAACCAGCCCGTCCACGCCCAGGACCTGTTCCAGATGATGCAGGTCGGTAGATCCGTCCAGCAGCCAATGATCCGGGGACTGCTCGACAATATCCGGGGACTCGTCCTCGTCGGGAAAGTCCCCCGCGATGGCCTCGAAAATATCCAGTGGCGTAACCAGACCTTCGATGGCACCAAATTCGTCCGTCACCAACACCAATTGACCACGGCTTTGCTTGATGGTTTCCATCAACTGCAAGATCCCGATGGACTCGTGTACAAACAAAGGCTGGCGCAATTGGTCCACACGTATGTGCCCATGAACCAGCAGGTCGCCCAACATTTCTTTGGCGCGCCCTATGCCGACCACCTCGTCGATCCCGCCACGGCATACCGGCAACATGCTGTGCGGCGCGGCAGTGATTTTTTCGCGCAGCACATCCGGGGCGTCCTGCAGATTGATCCACGTAATATCGTTGCGCGGCGTCATGACCGAGTGCACATTACGTTCGGACAGCGTCAACACGCCGCTGACCATATTGCGCTCCTCGTCCCCAAAGACCATTTGCGCGCCACTGGGCAAGCCCGGACCGGCCACCGCCGACTCAAAGATGGGGCGTTTACCCAACATGCGCAGCACGGCTTCGGCCGTACGTTCACGCATGGGGCGGCGCGCCTCGGCCAGCCGCAATTTACGGCGCGCCAACTGATTGATGACTTCGATAAGAATAGAAAAAGAAATGGCCGCGTACAGATATCCCTTGGGCACATGGACGCCGAAGCCTTCGACCAACAGGGAAAAGCCGATCATGAGCAAAAAGCCCAGACACAGAATGACCACAGACGGACGGCTGTTGATGAACGCCGTCAACGGCTTGGAGGCGACCAGCATAATGCCGATGGCAATAATGACCGCCGCCATCATGATGGGCAGATGGTCGACCATGCCTACCGCGGTAATGACGGCATCAATCGAGAACACCGCATCGAGCACGACGATCTGCGCGACGATGACCCAGAAACTGGCGTACATGCGCGAACCCGACGCATGCGCCCCCCGGTTGTCGATACGCTCGTGCAGCTCCAGCGTGCCTTTGAACAGCAAGAAGAAACCGCCCACGATCAGAATCAGGTCGCGGCCCGAGAAATCCAACCCGGCCACCGACAGCAAAGGATCAGTCAGTTGCACCAGGTGCGAAATGACCGTCAGCAGCCCCAGGCGCATGATCAGGGCCAGCGACAGCCCGACTATCCGCGCACGGTCGCGCTGGTGCGGCGGCAGCTTGTCGACCAGAATGGCAATGAAAACCAGATTATCGATGCCCAGGACAATTTCCAGGACCACCAGCGTCAACAGCCCGACCCAGGCCGTCGGGTCCATCAGCCACTCCATGTCAGTTCCCTTTCCCCGTCATTAAAAAAGAACACCCCGGCAAGCCGGGGTTTTGTATTCTAGTCCTGCAGATGCGCCAACATCTGGGTAAAGATCTTGGGGCTGGCCGCCAGCACATTGCCGGTTTCTTTCCATGTCTGTTCGCCATCGAAATCCGCGACCAGGCCGCCGGCCTCTGTGACCAACAGCGAACCGGCCGCCAGATCCCAGGGCTTCAGATTAATGGCGCAGAACCCATCCAGACGGCCGCAGGCCACATAGGCCAAATCCAGAACCGTTGCGCCGACGCGACGCACTGCCGCGCAGTCGGCCAGCATATCCGCAAACGGCGAGGTGCTTTTGACGCCCGCGCCTGAATCGGGGACGTGCGCGCCGATCAGCGCATCGTGGTAGCGGGTCAGGCCCGAGACGCGGATACGCCTATCGTTCAGGAACGCACCGCCACCCCGTGTAGCCGAGAAAATCTCGTTACGCGTGGTGTCGAAGATGACGGCTTGCATCGTCTGGCCGCGCTGCTGCAAAGCGATGGAAATCGCATAGGCAGGAAAGCCGTGGATAAAGTTCGTTGTGCCGTCCAGCGGATCGATGACCCACTGAAATTCGGGTTCGCCTTCGCCACGCGGCTCCAGGGGAGGACGCACACCCGATTCTTCGCCGATGAAACCGTGGTCGGGGTAGGCTTCGCTGAGGATCTCGACAATGGCTTCCTCTGCTGCGCGATCCACTTCCGTGACATAATCTTTGGGGCCTTTACGCGCAACCGACACGTGTTCGAGATCGAGACTGGCGCGATTGATAATGGTGCCGGCACGGCGAGCCGCCTTGATGGCGGTATTGAGCATCGGGTGCATGGAAATTCCGTTTTTTTAACAATAATTGAGCCTGCCTTGCTCGCCCTGACGCAGGACACGACTGCGTGGGCGAGCACAGGAAGTGCTGCTTCAAACCAGCTATTTTAAATGACTCAGACGCAAGCATCGGCATTTAACGATAATTTTGACCGGGTTCGCTTCATTATGGTGCAACCCAGCCACCCCGGAAACGTCGGAGCGGCGGCGCGCGCCATCAAGACTATGGGTTTTGGCCAGTTATGTCTTGTCGATCCCCAAGACCCACACGTCCAACACGATCCGCAAGCCATCGCGCTGGCCAGCGGCGCAACCGATGTGCTGGCCAGTGCCCGCATTGTTCCCACCCT encodes:
- a CDS encoding type II toxin-antitoxin system HipA family toxin, whose amino-acid sequence is MSTSIKYLRMWMHLPDRRRRPIGYLSQYGDILRVSFDEDYIADPMRPVLSLAYVGQDEAATQAILAAPRDTRLVRTDGRWPSYFANLLPEGHNRDRLAHERHCSVDDEFELLAAAGHDLMGALEVEPVPVREGIPDAVRLWHTALGLDVLEPGFVEDPVEDAAALPGVVTKFSAVYDGRRYIVRRHGLAGSTILKLPTSRHPDLVHNEYSGYELCRALGLDCAQASIISRAQAELPEAVPFEHILAVPRFDRGADGLRIHMEEFAQVLGFSPRHKYGRGLDDYADILRVLDAVSSQRVDDLREFILRFVAFILLGNTDAHLKNWALVYPDARQPQLAPLYDPVCVTAFFESVGAQDYTVNRRIDQQLRQFSWNDLEALIRKAGVSRASHYVRLARERVRQAQAQWPALLKDAPESMQRSVMERLQGGLALTR
- a CDS encoding helix-turn-helix transcriptional regulator produces the protein MISLIQDLIRLRKAHGLTQAELARLAGLSRMTVSKIERGQVDPQLSTLEELARVLGAHYMVVPKGLRKELEAFLASGGRYLAQDVGAAAPLSLADSLRKKS
- a CDS encoding undecaprenyl-diphosphate phosphatase; amino-acid sequence: MTENTLYLLKALLLGIIEGFTEFIPVSSTAHLLILGSWIDFSSGDDKVFEVVIQFGSILAVIWIFRARLIQLIGGTLRGERKELMFTRNLLIAFLPAAVIGALTIKYVKALFHHPIVFVVTLVLGGLLMLWVERKPEFAKNTPAPADGETATSRRATAFALEEITWKQALVVGFAQCVAMVPGTSRSGATIIGGMLAGIQRKTATEFSFFLAMPTMLAATVYDLYRNGSALSADQTSAIVVGFVAAFLSALVLVKAVLRFVSNHTYRPFAWYRIALGVVVLIWLLAR
- a CDS encoding TerC family protein, with the protein product MEWLMDPTAWVGLLTLVVLEIVLGIDNLVFIAILVDKLPPHQRDRARIVGLSLALIMRLGLLTVISHLVQLTDPLLSVAGLDFSGRDLILIVGGFFLLFKGTLELHERIDNRGAHASGSRMYASFWVIVAQIVVLDAVFSIDAVITAVGMVDHLPIMMAAVIIAIGIMLVASKPLTAFINSRPSVVILCLGFLLMIGFSLLVEGFGVHVPKGYLYAAISFSILIEVINQLARRKLRLAEARRPMRERTAEAVLRMLGKRPIFESAVAGPGLPSGAQMVFGDEERNMVSGVLTLSERNVHSVMTPRNDITWINLQDAPDVLREKITAAPHSMLPVCRGGIDEVVGIGRAKEMLGDLLVHGHIRVDQLRQPLFVHESIGILQLMETIKQSRGQLVLVTDEFGAIEGLVTPLDIFEAIAGDFPDEDESPDIVEQSPDHWLLDGSTDLHHLEQVLGVDGLVDEDEEYATLAGYLLERFGHLPEAGDCCELVQAGMLYRFTVDRLDGRRIALVRLERLPADPAMFADESVV
- a CDS encoding inositol monophosphatase family protein; protein product: MHPMLNTAIKAARRAGTIINRASLDLEHVSVARKGPKDYVTEVDRAAEEAIVEILSEAYPDHGFIGEESGVRPPLEPRGEGEPEFQWVIDPLDGTTNFIHGFPAYAISIALQQRGQTMQAVIFDTTRNEIFSATRGGGAFLNDRRIRVSGLTRYHDALIGAHVPDSGAGVKSTSPFADMLADCAAVRRVGATVLDLAYVACGRLDGFCAINLKPWDLAAGSLLVTEAGGLVADFDGEQTWKETGNVLAASPKIFTQMLAHLQD